From Triticum aestivum cultivar Chinese Spring chromosome 7B, IWGSC CS RefSeq v2.1, whole genome shotgun sequence:
gagtctagcatgtacagacatggcctcggaacacagagaccgaaaggtcgaacacgagtcgtatggaagatacgatcaacatggagatgttcaccgacgatgactagtccgtctcacgtgatgatcggacacggcctagtcgactcagattgtgtaacacttagatgactagagggatgtctaatctgagtgggagttcattataataatttgattagatgaacttaattatcatgaacttagtctaaaacctttgcaaatatgtcttgtagatcaaatggccgccgctcatgtcaacatgaacttcaatgcgttcctggagaaaaccaagctgaaagatgatggcagcaactatacggactgggtccggaacctgaggatcatcctcatagctgccaggaaacaatatgtcctagaaggaccgctaggtgacgctcccgtcccagagaaccaagacgttatgaatgcttggcagtctcgcgctgatgattactcccttgttcagtgcggcatgctttacagcttagaaccggggctccaaaagcgttttgagcaacacggagcatatgagatgttcgaggagctgaaactagttttccaagctcatgcccgggtcgagagatatgaagtctccgacaagttctatagttgtaagatggaggaaaatagttctgtcagtgagcatatactcaaaatgtctgggttgcacaaccgcctgtcccagctggacattaacctcccggatgaggcggtcattgacagaatccttcagtcgctcccaccaagctacaagagctttgtgatgaactacaatatgcaggggatggtgaagaccattcctgaagtattttcaatgctgaagtcagcagaggttgaaatcaagaaagaacattaagtgttgatggtcaataagaccactaagttcaagaagggcaagggcaataagaacttcaagaaggacggcaaagatgttgccgcgcccggtaagccagttaccgggaagaagtcaaagaatggacccaagcctgagattgagtgcttttattgcaaggggaagggtcactggaagcggaactgccccaaatacttagcggataagaaggccggcaacactaaaggtacatttgatatacatgtaattgatgtgtaccttaccagtactcgtagtaactcctgggtatttgataccggtgccgttgctcacatttgtaactcacagcaggagctgcggaataagcggagactggcgaaggacgaggtgacgatgcgcgtcgggaatggttccaaggtcgatgtgatcgccgtcggcacgctacctctacatttacctacgagattagttttaaacctcaataattgttatttagtgccaagtttgagcatgaacattgtatctggatctcgtttaatacgagatggctactcatttaaatccgagaataatggttgttctatttatatgagagatatgttttatggtcatgccccgatggtcaatggtttattcttaatgaatctcaaacgtaatgttacacatattcatagcgtgaataccaaaagatgtaaagttgataacgatagtcccacatacttgtggcactgccaccttggtcacattggtgtcaagcgcatgaagaagctccatgctgatggacttttagatctctcgattatgaatcatttgacacatgcgaaccatgcctcatgggcaaaataacCAAGaccccattctccggaacaatggagcgagcaaccaacttgttggaaatcatacataccgatgtgtgcggtccaatgagcgttgaggctcgcggagggtatcgttatgttctcactctcactgatgacttgagtagatatgggtatgtctacttgatgaaacacaagtctgagacctttgaaaagttcaaggaatttcagaatgaagtagagaatcaacgtgaccgaaagataaaattcttacgatcggatcgtggaggagaatatttaagtcacgaatttggtacacacttaaggaaatgtggaatcgtttcacaactcacgccgcctggaacacctcagcgtaacggtgtgtccgaacgtcataatcgcactctattggatatggtgcgatctatgatgtctcttaccgatttaccgctatcattttggggatacgctctagagacagctacattcactttaaatagggcatcgtctaaatccgttgagatgacaccgtatgaattatggtttgggaagaaacctaagctgtcgtttctaaaagtttggggatgcgatgcttatgtcaagaaacttcaacctgaaaagctcgaacccaagtcggaaaaatgcgtcttcataggataccctaaagaaaccattgggtataccttctacttaagatccgagggcaagatctttgttgcaaagaacggatcctttctggaaaaagagtttctctcgaaagaagtaagtgggaggaaagtagaactcgatgaagtactacctcttgaacgggatagtagtgcagctcaggaaaatgttcctgtgatgcctacaccaactgaagaggaaaataatgatgatgatcaaggtacttcggatcaagttgctactgaacttcgtaggtccacaaggacacgttccgcaccagagtggtacggcaaccctgtcctggaaatcatgttgttggacaacggtgaaccttcgaactatgaagaagcaatggcgggcccagattccaacaaatggctagaagccatgaaatccgagatagaatccatgtatgaaaacaaagtatggactttgactgacttgcccgataatcggcgagcgatagaaaacaaatggatctttaagaagaagacggacgcggatggaaatgtcaccatctataaagctcgacttgtcgctaagggttatcggcaagttcaagggattgactacgatgagactttctctcccgtagcgaagcttaagtccgtccgaatcatgttagcaattgccgcatactatgattatgagatatggcagatggacgtcaaaacggcattccttaacgggcatcttaaggaagaactgtatatgatgcagccggagggttttgtcgattctaagaatgctaacaaagtatgcaagctccagcgatccatttatgggctggtgcaagcatctcggagttggaacattcgctttgatgagatgatcaaagcgtttgggtttatgcagacttatggagaagcctgcgtttataagaaagtgtgtgggagctctgtagcatttctcatattatatgtagatgacatacttttgatgggaaatgatatagaacttttgaacagcattaaggcctacttgaataagtgtttttcaatgaaggaccttggagaagctgcttatatattaggcatcaagatctatagagatagatcgagacgcctcataggtctttcacaaagcacataccttgataaaattttgaagaagttcaaaatggatcagtccgcgaaggggttcttgcctgtattgcaaggtgtgagattgagctcggctcaatgcccgaccacggcaaaagataaagaagagatgagtgtcatcccctatgcttcagccataggatctattatgtatgccatgctgtgtaccagacctgatgtaaaccttgccgtaagtttggtaggaaggtaccaaagtaataccggcaaggaacactggacagcggtcaagaatatcctgaagtacctgaaaaagacaaaggacatgtttctcgtttatggaggtgacgaagagctcgtcgtaaagggttacgtcgacgctagcttcgacacagatctggatgactctaagtcacaaaccggatacgtgtatatgttgaatggtggagcagtaagctggtgcagctgcaagcagagcgtcgtggcgggatctacatgtgaagcggagtacatggcagcctcggaggcagcgcatgaagcaatttgggtgaaggagttcatcaccgacctaggagtcatacccaatgcgtcggggccgatcaaactcttctgtgacaacactggagctattgcccttgccaaggagcccaggtttcacaagaagaccaggcacatcaagcgtcgtttcaactccatccgtgaaaatgttcaagatggagacatagatatttgcaaagtacatacggatctgaatgttgcagatccgttgactaaacctctctcgcgagcaaaacatgatcaacaccagaactctatgggtgttcgattcatcacaatgtaactagattattgactctagtgcaagtgggagactgttggaaatatgccctagaggcaataataaaaggggttattattatatttccttgttcatgataattgtcttttattcatgctataactatattatccggaagtcgtaatacacgtgtgaatacatagaccataacatgtccctagtgagcctctagttgactagctcgttggtcaacaaatagtcatggtttcctgactatggacattagatgtcattgacaacgggatcacatcattaggagaatgatgtgatggacaagacccaatcctaagcatagcacaagatcgtgtagttcgttttgctagagctttttcaatgtcaagtatctcttccttagaccatgagatcgtgtaactcccggataccgtaagagtgctttgggtgtaccaaacgtcacaacgtaactgggtgactataaaggtgcactacaggtatctccaaaaatgtctattgggttgacacggatcgagactgggatttgtcactccgtatgacggagaggtatcactgggcccactcggtagtgcatcatcataatgagctcaaagtgaccaagtgtctggtcacgggatcatgcattacggtacgagtaaagtgacttgctggtaacgagactgaacgaggtattgggataccaacgatcgagtctcgggcaagtaacataccgtctgacaaagggaattgtatacggggttgttcgaatccttgacatcgtggttcatccgatgagatcatcgaggagcatgtgggaaccaacatgggtatccagatcccgctgttggttattgccagagagccgtctcggtcatgtctacgtgtctcccgaacccgtagggtctacacacttaaggttcggtgatgctagggttgtatgaatatgagtatgtagtataccgaatgttgttcggagtcccggatgagatcccggacgtcacgaggatttccagaatggtccaaaggtgaagaattatatataggaagtgatatttcggccatcgggaaagtttcggggtcacccggtattgtaccgggaccatcgaaagggtcccgggggtccaccgggtggggccacccatcccggagggccccaagggccaaagtggggaggggaaccagcccatagtgggctggtgtgccccccttagcccaccccctgcgcctagggttgaaaccctagggtgggggggcgccccacttgccttggggggtactccaccccccttggccgccgcccccttgggagattggatctcccagggccgacacccccctgggggcctatataaagggagggggaaggggggcagccgcaccctgaagttctggcgcctccctccccctgctacacctcttcctcctccgtcacgtgcttggcgaagccctgccggagtgctgctgttccaccaccaccacgccgttgtgctgctgctggagccatcatcatcaatctctcctttccccttgctggatcaagaaggaggagacgtcatccgctccgtacgtgtgttgaacgcggaggtgccgtccgttcggcgctaggatctccggtgataggatcacgacgagaacgactacttcaaccccgttcttttgaacgcttccgctcgcgatctacaaagtggtatgtagatgcatctcccatgactcgttgcttagatgaactcatagatggatcttggtgaaaccgtaggaaattttttaattttctgcaacgttccccaacaccatcataGTTCGACCCACTATTCGGTATTCCTCGTCATACTTCGAACATCACCGAGCACCGCCGTTCATCTCGGTGTTGGTGAGCCCTCGTCGCTGTCTGTTTATTGGTGGTCAACCATTCATTTCAACTGGGTCGATCCCACTTGTTATCGACCCATAGGCCCATAACCCCTGCGTGCTTACCGCTTTGCTAGTGGCGTATTCTGGGTTTACACCATCGAAGTCACTTCCAGTCTAATTCTTTTTTAATTTTCAAATAGGTTAGGTTAATCAAACTTTAACGGGCTATATCTTGTTCATTTTAgctccaaatgaattgatttttCTTGCTTAGTTGTTTATTGAAATGTTAGTACACTTGCTAGAATTTTTCTTGCTCTTTATGCTATTATATAAAATATTTTTCTTGCATCCCCTTTTAAAGTAAATTACTATTATTTATTGTAGAGGTCTGAAACCTTGGTGGTGAGCAATACTGCCTCtgcaacctctttggtgaaggcaAGCCCTCTAAACTTTTGTTTGCTGTGTTGAAAAAGAATATTGGTATTTTGCATGTGTTTGAAAGATTATAAAAATGCATATTAGTTGTTATTTCCAAATGTTactaaaataaatatttttgttcCTGAAAAAAATATGGATCTTGTGTGCTATGTTTGTTTCAGTAGCATGGCATGCTAGGGACAAAAGCATTTACATGTTTGCATCATGGTATTGTTTTTGTTTATGCATGTGGCTATGGTATGGTTTTCCTGGTGGATATGTCGAACATTCCTAGTGAGTTACATTGGTTGTTAAAAAAATTACAATAAGATTTTAGGCCATAAATGTCTGCAGAAAATATCCAGTTTCATAAAGATGCATCCCTTTTTGTGCCTAGCATTTGGGATGCCTTCCATTGTGACCCTGTGCCGGGCTGCAATCATGGCTGGAGACTATTTGGCGGTGAGAAGTTTTTGATCGGGCGCTTGGGGTTTGCGCGGTCGCGGTTTTGGTTTTTGACCGGCAGCTAGTGCTGCCCCAAATTTATCACTTGTGGAATTTTGGTTATGATAAAAAAATGATTGCCTTGCATATATTGGTGTATTGTTGAAGCATTTTTTGGACCCCAAAAAAGAAGCAATTGTAATTGGATTGCCATGCATTTTTATTGTGTGGAGCGTGCGACGAGGCAGCCGGCGAGGTACGACATGCGCACCGCCTGCCGGGAGTCTGCGTTCCCCAAGTCCGACGCAACGCCGAAATGGGTCCGCAACAACCCGGACCTCGCCGCCACGTGGCCTCTACCGCTCCATCACCACCGATCCGTAAATTATGTCCGAATTTTAATAAAATTCATTGTGTTTGATATTTTATCCGATGTCATCCGATTATTTTAAATCTACTTTGAAATGTATGCTTTGAAATGTATGCGATAGCACTGAATGGCAGGCTGCCGTGTCCGTGGAATGGTCTCGTGTTCTCGGACGGATGCGTTGTAGAAAGCCCAATTGATAATTCCGTATGCGTGCGTGGGCCGAGACCCATCTGTCTTCCGCACTCCCTAAAAAAAACCTGTCTTCTCCACGCCCACCACGTCAGCGATCCGCGCCGAGGTGCATCCAACCGTCCATCGCATACAGCAGCGAACGGCTGGGATCCTATCAAATCAATCGAGGCCACCGATCCGTGGCACTCACCCTCCACCAATCACAGAGCCTGCTCCCCCCTCCTATAAACTCGCCGCGCGGCCGCCGCCGATTCCCCACCAATCCCCCAACCCCCCAGCGAACCCCACCTCACAAGTCTCCCGTCGAAGCAGCAGCGGCATCCATGGCCCCCAAGGCGGAGAAGAAGCCGGTGGCGGAGAAGGCCGAGAAGACcacggcggcagtggcggagcttctCAGGGGCCAACCTGGGCCGTTGCCCCCCCAGCCCATGAATTTTTTCTGAAATACCCCTTAGTATTTGGCCCATATCTCAAGCAAAATCAGCCCAAAATACATATTGTTTGCCCCCCAGCCCATTGCCCCCCCTAGATTTCagcccaagctccgccactgcacggcggcgaagaagaccaaggccgaGAAGCGGCCGCCGGCGTCCAAGGAGGGCGgcgagaagaagggcaagaagaagtccaagaagagcgtggagacgtacaagatctacatcttcaaggtgctgaagcaggtgcacCCGGACATCGGCATCTCCTCGAAGGCCATGTCcatcatgaactccttcatcaacgaCATCTTCGAGAAGCTCGCCGGCGAGTCCGCCAAGCTCGCGAGGTACAACAAGAAGCCCACCATCACGTCCCGGGAGATCCAGACCTCCGTCCGCCTCGTCCTCCCCGGCGAGCTCGCCAAGCACGCCGTCTCTGAGGGCACCAAGGCTGTCACCAAGTTCACCTCGGCTTAGATATTTTGTTCTCTGTCGTCCTGGTGGATCGATGTTGCTCTGTAGCTGTAGGTAGTGGTTCGTACCATTTCATCTTGTAACTTGTGTGGGATCACATACTGTTTCATGATCTGGAGGAATAGTAACAGTGCTGATTTATTCTGTTTCATGGTTTGTTCTGATTTATTTAGTAAATCTCTTCAGACAACGGCTCTGAACATGTGCAGATGCTTCTTTGTTTCATTTCTGAATTTCACTTTTCAACTATGGGTTGATGAGGCTAGTGGCCGTTTGGATTGCAGGCGAGTACATGTACAGGGCGACGTTGCGGCGGCTGGGGCTTCAGGCAGAAGTGACGGCGTGTGACGAGAATGTCGATTTCTTCAGACATAAATTTAGGTTCACTTCCTCTTAATTAGGCTGGGTTGTTCAGAATGTAGTTAGATGTTCAGGATGCACCATCTTGTAATTTGTAGGGACACAATGTTTCAGGATCCGGAGAAGCAGTAATGGTGTTGCTTTGATCTGTTTCATGCTCAATCCTTACCATGATCGTCCCTGTTGATTTTCAGTAAATCGTCATGGGAGAACAAGCGATTCTTTAGTAAAAGTGCATACCACTGTAGCTGATGTGGCGACGCATCTGTGCCATAGTTCATATGTTCAGGAAATCCACAACGAATAGTTCAATTGTCC
This genomic window contains:
- the LOC123158216 gene encoding histone H2B.3, whose translation is MAPKAEKKPVAEKAEKTTAAKKTKAEKRPPASKEGGEKKGKKKSKKSVETYKIYIFKVLKQVHPDIGISSKAMSIMNSFINDIFEKLAGESAKLARYNKKPTITSREIQTSVRLVLPGELAKHAVSEGTKAVTKFTSA